GGCATTAAACGTGGTATGTACTTGTTCGAAAAAGATGAAAAAGCAACTGTTCAGTTACTTGGTTCAGGTGTAATTCTTCGTGAAGTGATCAAAGCTGCGAAAATCTTACGTGATGAATACCAAATCCATTCAAACGTTTGGAGTGTAACAAGCTTCAATGAGTTGTCACGTGATGGTATGGCATGTGAAGAATACAACCGCTTACACCCACTTACTGAAGAAGTGAAAGAGTCTTGGGTATCTAAACAGTTACGTGGTACAGAAGGTATTGTTGTTTCAGCAACAGACCATATGCGTGCGTATAGCGAACAAATCCGTGCTTATCTTCCAGATGGTCGTCCATTTGTTGCATTAGGTACAGATGGTTATGGTCGCTCAGATACACGTGCTAACTTACGTAGTTTCTTTGGTGTTGATGCTGCACATATCGTTGTTGCTACTTTGAAAAAATTAGCTGACGAAGGTGAAGTAGATGCACGTTTAGTTAAAGATGCAATTTCTAACTTTGAGTTGGACACTGACCGTCCAGTGGCATGGGCTCCACAAGCACATCCAGAAGTTCAGGCAGTTGCTGAATACAATGAAGCGCAAACTGGTGAGGGGAACTAAGCATGCAAATTAAGACCCCTGATATTGGTGTAGATAAAGCAGTTGTTGCTGAAATTTTGGTAAAAGTTGGTGACAGCATTGCTGAAAATGACAGCCTTGTTTTACTTGAGTCAGATAAAGCATCTGTTGAAGTGCCTAGCACTTCAGCAGGTGTCGTAAAAAGTATCTTAATCAAGGAAGGCGATAGCGTAACTGAAGGTACGGTATTGTTTGAACTTGAGGCTGAAGGTGCTGCACCTGTAGCTCAAACAGAAGAAGTTGCAAAACCTGCTCCAGCAGCTGAACAAACAGCAGCGCCGGCAGCGGTACAACAGACTTCAACTGCTGCACAACCTGCAGCGGCAACCACTAGCCAAGTGGTTGAAGTTCAAGTTCCTGATATTGGTGTTGAAAAAGCACTCGTTGGTGAAATCTTAGTAAAAGTTGGTGAGCAAATCGATATTGAGCAAAGCATCGTTGTTGTTGAATCTGACAAAGCAACTGTAGAAGTACCAAGTAGTGTTGCGGGTACTGTAGAAAGCATTCAAGTTAAAGAAGGCGATACAGTTAAAGAAGGTGTTGTGCTCATTAAAGTGAAAACAACATCTGCATCGAGTGCGCCAGTTGAAGCTCCTGCTTCTACAGCAGCGGCAGCGCCTGCACCAGTTCAAAAAGAAACTGTAGCTACGGCTGCTACTCAATCTGGACCAGTTGATATTAACGTTCCTGATTTGGGCGTAGATAAAGCAGTTGTTGCTGAAATCTTGGTTCAGGTTGGCGATAAAGTTGATGTAGACCAAAGCCTTGTTGTGGTTGAGTCAGATAAAGCGACTGTTGAAGTTCCAAGTACTGTTGCGGGCATTGTGAAAGCGATTCACTTGCAAGCAGGCCAACAGGTTTCACAAGGTATATTGCTTGCAACAATTGAAGCTGAAGGCCAAGCACCTGCTGCGGCAAAAGCAGAAGTAGCTCCAGCTCCACAGGCAGCAGCACCTAAAGCGGCAGCTCCTGCTCCGACTCAGGCTGTATCTGCTCCAGCGTCTGGCAGTGACAAGTTAACTAAAGAGCAAGAAGCCGAAAACGCTAAAGTATATGCAGGTCCTGCTGTACGTAAGCTTGCTCGTGAACTTGGTGTGATTTTGTCACAAGTTAAAACTTCTGGTGAGCATGGCCGTGTTGTTAAAGAAGATATCTTTGCTTATGTGAAGACTCGTTTAACTGCGCCACAAGCTGCACCAGTTGCTGCGGCTGCACCAGCGGTTTCGGGTTTACCAAAGCTTCCTGACTTCACTGCGTTTGGTGGAGTGGAAGAAAAAGTACTGACGCGTTTGCAGCAAGTATCAATTCCGCAATTGTCGTTGAATAACTTTATTCCGCAAGTCACTCAGTTTGATTTGGCTGACATTACTGAGTTAGAAGATTGGCGTAATGAACTGAAAGGCAACTTCAAAAAAGAAGGTATCAGCCTGACGATTATGGCATTCATTATCAAAGCAGTTGCGTATTTGTTAAAAGAAGAGCGTGAGTTCGCAGGTCATCTATCTGATGACGGTAAATCAGTGCTCTTGCGCAATGAAATCCATATGGGAATTGCGGTAGCAACACCTGATGGTTTAACTGTGCCAGTACTTCGTAACCCAGACCAAAAATCAATTAAGCAAATCGCAGTTGAATTGGGTGTGTTAGGTCAAAAAGCACGTGATAAGAAATTAACACCGAAAGACTTACAAGGTGCGAATTTCACCATTTCAAGCTTAGGCGCAATTGGTGGTACAGCATTTACACCACTTGTAAACTGGCCACAAGTTGCGATTTTGGGTATTTCACCTGCAACGATGCAACCGGTTTGGAATGGTAAAGACTTTGATCCACGCTTAATGTTGCCGTTGTCGTTGTCTTATGATCACCGTGTAATTAATGGTGCAGATGCCGCTCGATTTACCAATAAACTTACGAAACTTCTTAAAGATATTCGTACTTTATTAATCTAATATTCTGAAATGAATCATTAAAACCTCGCTTCGGCGGGGTTTTATTTTGGTATTTAATTTAATTAATTTTAGGTTAATCTAAAGATTAAGAGGGAGTGATCGAGAGAGGAAAAATTTCTCGTTTTAGGTAAAGGAGAAATAATAGATGGTGGGTTTTTTAAAAATCATGTTGCCGATTCTGTTGGTTGTATTTTTATTGATGGGATTATGGGTCAGTTTTTTGCACTTTCCTTGGGAGTGGATGACCTACGTTGCAATCGGTTTGGAAGTATTTGTGGCAACGCTTATTTTGCCGTTTGAATTTCAATCACAACATATAGCTGGCATTAACAATTTTGGTTTTATTAATTTAAGTATCTGTTTAGCTTTACTATTAGGCTTGGGGCGTCTGTTAGTATGGGCATGGATAAAATTTTTTGTTTGAAAAATAGAACTGCTCGAATATAATGAGCACATACTTCATTGGGGAGTAGCCGCTATTCATTTCTGAATGAATAGGTGATGATCAACATAATTGTTCAACAGAACATGGTCATCATAGCTTAAACGTCTCATCGTTTCCGAGTTGGCAAGACCTTTGATTTACCACTCTGCAGATATTTGGCTAGCAGGAGGGGTAGGTCATGGGCATTTATGCTAGCCAGAGAAACGACATGCAAGAATTTCTGATTTCTACCTCGATTGTTGCCCTTGCTGAAATGGGCGATAAAACTCAATTGTTGGCCCTTTTACTGTCTGCACGTTTCCGTAAGCCAATCCCTATTCTCATTGCGATTCTTTTAGCCACTTTAATTAACCATGGTATCTCTGCTGTGCTTGGACAGTGGATTACAACCGTGTTGAGTCCCGAAATTTTAGTTTGGGTACTTGCGGGTGGTTTCATTGGTATGGCCTTCTGGATGCTTATTCCAGATAAGCTAGATGATGAAACAGATAGCATTAACAGATGGCAAAAATTTGGTGTTTTTGGTGCAACCTTTATCCTGTTCTTCTTAGCAGAAATTGGTGATAAAACTCAGATTGCGACAGTTGCTTTAGCTGCACGTTATGACAGCATTTTCTGGGTAATGCTAGGCACAACCTTAGGTATGATGATTGCCAATGCACCAGCTGTATTTATTGGTAATAAATTAGCTGAACGTTTATCTATCTCTCTCATCCATAAAATTGGTGCTGCAATTTTCTTAATTGTAGGTATCTCTACTTTAGTGCAGCATTATTTCTTCTAAAGCATTTAACGTTGCCATAAAAAACGCACTCAATTCGAGTGCGTTTTTTTGTAGGTCATTTTAGTAGTTAAATTTCACTGTGAAGTTAATTTGGCGTGGGTTGCCGAGCGTCACTAAATTCTCGTTCAGCGCACCTGCATAGTAATCTTTATCAAATAAATTACGGATAGCAAGTTGAGCACCCCAATGTCCTGCATCGTAGCCAGCTTCAGTGTCAAAGACTGTATAGCCTGGAATGTGAACATCTAAGCCATCGACAGTTTTATATGTTTCACCACGAAATCCACCACCAACATACCAACCAAGTTTTGATGTAGGGTCAAATTTATAGCGTGCTGACAAACTATAAGCATGCTCAGGAATATTATCGAGTGCTTTTCCTACATTGCTCGCGTTTGTATCTTTACTAATTTCAGCATCCATAGTGTAAGTATATGCAGCTGTTAGTTTTAAGCCTTCTAAAATTTCTGCGCTGAGCTCAGTTTCAATACCACGTGTTAACTGTTCGCCACGCTGAGCTTTATAGCCACTATTCGCAGTATCAGTGACTAAAACATTTTGACGTTTTAAATCATACCAAGCGATAGCACCTTGAACTCGTTGATCAGGGCTTTGTAATTTCATTCCGACTTCAACCTGTTTTCCTTCTTCAGGTTTGAACGGATTGTTATTTACATCAGTACCACTGTTAGGTGTAAATGAAGTGGCATAGCTGACATAAGGGGCAACAATGCCATTAAGGGTATACATGACAGAGGCGCTACCCGTAAAAGCATTGTCTGATTGTTTGCTTGCACTACTTGTAACTAAACTTGTGCTTTGGGTTTGTGCCCAGTCTTGGCGTCCAGACAAGCTTAAAAGCCATTGGTCATTAAGTTGAATGCGGTCACGTAAATAGAGGCCCAAATATTTGAGACGATTAATATCCAGAACATTTTGTTTCAATGTCACGTTTTGACCATAAACGGGGTCATAGATATTTAAATTGCCAATATCGTATTTATCATTGGTGTAGTCACTTTTTTCCTGAAAAGCATCTACGCCAATATTAATGTCGTGCTGCATGCCATATAAATCAAACTGTTTGTTTAAACGGTTATCGATGGCGAAACTTAAGTTATCAATCACTTGATGCCGACTATTATTAGCTCGGTTAATGGTTGTATAAGATGAGTCTGCCCAAAACTTTTTAGTTTGAGCAAAAACCGCAGTGCCATCCATTTCGGTTTTTTGGACGGCAAAATTCTGGTTAAAGTTCCAGCCATTATCAAAGGCATGTTTAAACGTATAACCCGTACGATAAACATCTGCTTCATATTTACCAAAATTAGGATCGCCAATATATAAACTTCGGTCTATAGCGCCGTTAGGATTGTCTTTTAATGTGCCAATTACAGGCAAGCCTTGCTGACGAATATATTCACGATGCTGATAGCTTGCGATTACAGAGAGGTCAGTTTTATCACCTAAGTCGAAGTTGTAAGAAGGCGAGATATAGTAATTTTTAAAATACACATAATCTGTCGGGTCATCTTGGTCAGAGATGCGGCCATTTAAACGAAAAGCACCTTTTTCACTATTATTAGGGCTATAGTTTAAATCGAATGTACCTTCTTTTAAATTATAGCTGCCATAAGTCATGCTAGCACGTGCAAAGTTTTCTGCTTCTGGGCGTTTAGTGACTAAATTGACCATACCACCTGGTGCAACCAAACCGAAATTAATAGAGGCAGGGCCTTTTAAGACTTGGATCTGATCCATGCCTGATAGTTCAGTGGCAACATAAGTATTTTGTCCAACTCTTAAACCATCTACGTAAACCGAATCGGAAGAGGTCTGCCCACGAATAACAAAATCATCCCAACCACGACGACCAAGTTTTCCAGCTTCGACACCTGCAACACCTTCAAGTGCATCTGCTAGAGTTCTAGCTTGTTTCTGGTCGAGCTGTTCACGAGTCACCACAGAAACCGATTGAGCCGTCTTAAATAAGGGTGCATCTGATTTTAGGGCAGAGGTTGCTTTTGTTGCGACATAGGGAGAGCTGGGTTCTTTTTGCGCCTGAATAGAAATTGTGGGTAGCACACTGGTCGAATTCTGTTGTTCTGCTGTTTCATCAGCATGACTTGCTGTCATTAAGCTAAAAATAGTAACTGCTAACAATGTTTTGGAGCTTGAAAAATAAGGTGCTTGGTTCATGGGAGGTCTAGGCAGCGCAAAAGACAAAAATGATAATGAGAATTATTTTAATTTATTGCAGGTGAATTTTAAATAACATTATGATTCATTTATAAAATAAGAAAAGCAAAAGCTATTTTAAAATATTATGAGAAAAATAAAGCAATTCATTGCAAGAGTTATCGAATCCCTTTATTTTAGTATGGATATAAAAATATCTAATATTTAAAGTTTTTTTGGGGAATTGTATGGGGTTTGAAAAAACAACATCGCAGATATTATTCGATAATGGCGTACATAAATGTATTAGTTTTACCAGTTTGGTCAAAGGGGAAGGTATTCAAGCCAATCAATTTTTAATTATTGATCATGAGCGTGCTGCTGTAATCGATCCGGGTGGCGATTTGACCTATATTCCATTAACGATGGAATTAAATAAATATACACGTTTGAAAAATCTGGACTATGTGATGGCTTCGCATCAGGATCCGGATATTATTACCTCAATGCCACGCTGGTTGGTCTATACAGATGCTAAAGTCGTGGCATCAAAATTATGGGCACGATTTTTACCTCACTTAAACTCGTCTTTTATGAGTGAACGTATGAAAGGTAATTGGGAAGACCGTCTTATTGAATTACCTGACCGTGGCCAAGTGATTCAATTGGGGGAATCAAAGTTAGTTGTAGTTCCTGCCCATTTTCTACATTCGGTCGGTAATTTTCAGTTTTATGATCCCGTTGCCAAAATCTTATTTTCTGGAGATATGGGCGCTTCGATTGTTGAGGATGCCAATCAACTTTTGACAGATTTCGATACGCATGTTTCGAAAATGAAAGCTTTTCACCAACGCTATATGTGTTCCAATAAGGTTATCCGTTTATGGGTAAACATGGTCCGCCAGATGGACATTCAAATGATTGTTCCACAGCATGGCAGTCCATTTATTGGCAAAGAAATGATTAATCAGTTTTTGGACTGGATTGAGGTTTTACCTTGTGGTGTCGACTTGATGACAGAACAAGTTTTTAGTTGTCCTGCCTAAATATGATGTCTAATGATCAACCCAGATAAAATTCTGGGTTGCAAAAACATGGGTTAAAAAATAACGTTAAAACGATAATAAGTAGGAATTATTTAGAGTAGCTCTACATCTATTACTGAAAAAGGCAAAGATAATATGAAAATTGCATTGAAATTTGTTTATAATAGCTCACGGAATTTACCAGTGAGATTGTTATGCTGACCATCGTTCAAGAAGCGCTAACCTTCGATGATGTCTTATTACTTCCTGCCTACTCTACTGTTCTCCCAAAAGATGTCTCTTTAAAGACACGATTAACTCGCGGCATTCATTTAAATATCCCATTAGTTTCAGCTGCAATGGATACAGTGACTGAGTCACGTATGGCGATTGCGATGTCACAAAATGGTGGTATCGGGATTTTGCACAAAAACATGGATATTGCTGCTCAAGCTGCAGAAGTACGCCGTGTAAAGAAATTCGAAGCGGGTATGGTGAAAGATCCTATCACTGTAACGCCTGAAACTACAGTACGTGAACTGATTGCAATTACCACTGCTAATAACATTAGCGGTGTACCTGTTGTTAAAGACGGCAAGGTTGTCGGTATTGTGACAGGCCGTGATACGCGTTTTGAAACTAATTTAGAACAACCTGTTAGCAACATCATGACAGGCCAAGATCGTTTAGTCACTGTACGTGAAGGCGAGTCTAAAGAAAATATTCAAGCATTATTGCAAAAACACCGTATTGAAAAAGTCTTGGTCGTTGGCGAGAGCAACGAACTTAAAGGCTTAATTACAGTGACTGACTTCCGCAAAGCTGAAAGTTATCCAAACAGTTGTAAAGATGACCTTGGCCGTTTACGTGTTGGTGCTGCGGTAGGTACAGGTGCTGATACACCAAGTCGTGTGGAAGCATTGGTTGAAGCTGGTGTTGACGTCATTGTTGTTGATACAGCACACGGTCACTCAGCTGGTGTAATTGAACGTGTACGTTGGGTGAAACAAAACTTCCCTCAAGTTCAAGTGATTGGTGGAAACATTGCAACTGGTGATGCTGCATTAGCATTATTAGATGCTGGTGCAGATGCTGTAAAAGTGGGTATTGGTCCTGGTTCTATCTGTACAACACGTATTGTGGCAGGTATTGGTATGCCACAAATTTCTGCGATTGACAGCGTTGCTAGCGCACTAAAAGATCAAATTCCTTTAATTGCAGATGGCGGTATCCGCTTCTCTGGCGATATGGCAAAAGCGATCGGTGCGGGTGCAAGCACGATCATGGTTGGTTCACTTCTAGCTGGTACTGAAGAAGCGCCGGGCGAAGTTGAGTTTTTCCAAGGTCGTTACTACAAAGCATATCGTGGTATGGGTTCATTAGGTGCAATGGCGGGAGCAACTGGTTCTGCTGACCGTTATTTCCAAGATTCAAAAGCGGGTGCTGAGAAATTAGTACCAGAAGGAATCGAAGGCCGTGTTCCATATAAAGGCCCAATGGGTAATATCGTTCATCAAATGATGGGTGGTTTACGTTCATCGATGGGTTATACCGGTTCAGCTGTGATTGAAGATCTTCGCCAAAATGCGAAATTTGTGAAAATTACTTCAGCAGGTATGTCTGAGTCACATGTTCACGATGTAACGATTACTAAAGAAGCTCCAAACTATCGTGTTGGTTAGATTTTGGTAACCAAAACAATGAAGAAAGCCGTCATTACACTGACGGCTTTTTGTTTTTGGTGTAAAGTAAATCCGAGAAAAGAAATATGGCGGAATTGCCATATATGAAGTGAGCCACCGCTGAAGTGGCGTAAGAATGAGATAAGCTATGAGTTATTTTGGAACGGATGGTATTCGTGGAAAATTTGGGCAAATGCCTATTACTCCAGAGTTTGCTTTAAAACTCGGTTTTGCTGCAGGGAAGGTATTAAAACGAACGAGTCAAAAAAATAAACCACTCGTTGTATTAGGAAAAGACACTCGTTTATCTGGCTACATTTTAGAATCTGCTTTGCAGGCGGGCTTAAACGCTGCTGGCGTATATGTTCATCTACTTGGTCCTTTACCAACACCAGCCATTGCACATCTTACCCGTGCTTTGCATGCACATGCAGGTATTGTTATTTCTGCATCGCATAATCCATATTATGATAATGGGATTAAATTCTTCTCAAGTGAAGGCAAAAAATTACCAGATTCGTTACAAGAAGAAATTAACCGCGAATTAGAAAAAGATTTATTCATTGAGGACACTGCAAACTTAGGTAAAAGTGTTCGTGTAAATGATGCAAATGGTCGCTATATTGAATTCTGTAAATCTACATTCCCTTACCACTTTGATTTAAATAATTTAAAGATTGTGTTGGACTGTGCTCATGGCGCTGCATATAGCGTTGGACCTTCAGTTTTCCGTGAGTTAGGGGCAAAAGTTGTTGCTTTATATAATGAACCAGATGGCTTAAATATTAATGAGAGCTGTGGTTCAACACATCCTGAACACTTACAAAAAGCAGTAGTTGAGCACGAAGCAGATTTAGGTATTGCCTTTGATGGTGATGCTGACCGTGTTGTGATGGTTGATAAGTTTGGTAACTTAATTGATGGCGACCATATTTTATATATTTTGGCGACTCAAGCTCAAAATAAGCCAGCGGGTATTGTTGGTACTGTCATGAGTAATATGGCACTTGAAGTTGCACTTGAAAAAGCAAACGTTAACTTTATTCGTGCAAAAGTTGGTGACCGCTATGTATTACAAGCTTTAGAAGAAAATGGTTGGGTGATAGGTGGCGAACCTTCTGGTCATATTCTAACTTTAGACAAGAGTACGACTGGTGATGCCATTATTGCCGCTCTTCAAGTTTTAACTGTGATGGTTGAGCAAAACAAGGCTCTTCATGAATTGGTTCAAGACTTTAAATTATTCCCACAAGTTCTTTTGAACGTACGTTTAGAACAAATGCTTGATCCGTATTCTATTCCGGCATTGGTTACTGAATTTGATAAAGCAGAAGCACAGCTCAAAGGCCGTGGCCGTATCTTGATTCGTAAGTCTGGAACAGAGCCTGTGATTCGTGTCATGGTTGAAGGTGATGATGAGCAAGAGGTGAAAGCTTTAGCTCAGCATTTAGCAGATTCAGTTCGTTCACAAGCACAAGTCGCATAAGGTGCATGACATGAGTGATGTCATCAAAGATTTAAGTGAATTACGCTTAAGTTATGAGCAAGGTGAGTTGCATGAGGGGCAGGTTGAATCTAACCCTCATCAGCAGTTTCTTGGTTGGTTTAACCATGCTCTAGCAGCGAATTTGCATGAACCCTATGCAATGTCATTAGCAACCGCAAGTGCAAATGGCAGACCTCATGTTAGAACTGTTTTGTTACGTGGGGCCACAGAAGCTGGTTATGATTTTTATACGAATTATGATAGTCAAAAAGGTATTGATTTGGCAGAAAATCCATATGCCGAATTATTATTTTACTGGCCAAGTCTAGAGCGTCAGGTGCGAGTGGGTGGTCGTGTAGTTAAAATTGCTGAGCAAGAATCTACAGATTACTACCTTAAGCGACCACGTGATAGCCAGATTGCAGCGCATATCAGTACTCCCCAAAGCGGTAAAATTGAAAGCCGAGAGCTGTTACAGCAACGTTTTCAAGAATTACAACAGCAAGTTGAAAGCCGTGAAGTGCTTGATAAGCCGGAGTTCTGGGGCGGTTATCGTCTGCAACCAGATTATTTTGAATTCTGGCAAGGGCGACCAAATCGTTTACATGACCGCTTGAGTTATGAAAAAATCGACGGTCAATGGACGTTGCACCGACTGATGCCTTAAATGACAAAAATACAAATCAAACAAAGACCTTTATTGACACGCCCTGAACAGTTTCAGGGCGTGCCTCCGTTTATTGCCGAGATTTTGGCAAGGCGTGGAGTAGAATCTGAACAGGAATTAGAGCTAAAGCTTAAGAATTTATTAGCCCCACAGCTCAAGGGGCTAGAAACCGCTGTGGCATTAATAGATCAAGCTATTGATGAACAGAAAAAGATTGTTATTGTCGGTGACTATGATGCGGATGGAGCTACTAGTACAGCGTTAATGGTATTGGTGCTTCGCGATATGGGAGCACAAGTCGACTATTTAGTTCCAGACCGATTTAAATACGGATATGGGCTTACCCCCGCAATTGCAGAGCTTGCACATCAAACTTATCAACCTGATTTATTAATTACAGTTGATAATGGAATTTCCAGTCATGCTGGAGTTGATACAGCCCATGCGCTGGGCATGCAAGTTATTATTACCGATCATCACTTAACAACAAAAGAAACGCCTCTAGCAGAAGCGGTGGTTAACCCAAATCAGTTAGGCTGTGATTTTCCAAGTAAGGCGCTTGCTGGTGTTGGTGTTGCATTTTATGTGCTGGCCAATTTGGCAAGTTTACGTAGCAGACAAGGTAAAAGCACAAGTAAAGTCACTCAATATCTAGATTTAGTCGCTTTGGGAACTTATGCAGATGTGGCTGTTCTAGACTATAACAACCGTATATTGGTCGATGCGGGCGTAAAACGTATTCAGCAACATCAGTGTCGAGTTGGAATATTGGCACTGTTGGATATTGCTGGCCGAGAGGCGTCGTCTTTGCGTGCACAAGATCTAGGTTTTGTTTTAGGTCCGCGTATTAATGCTGCTGGGCGTATGGAGAGCATGCGAATCGGTATAGAGTGTTTATTAGCAGACTCTATGGAAACAGCTTACCCGATTGCTCAACAATTAAATCAGTTGAATATAGAGCGGCGACAAATTGAAGGAGAGATGAAGCAACAAGCTTTATCTGCTTTAGATAGTTTGCAGCTCTCAAAAGAAGATATTCCCCCAGCTCTGGTGCTCTTTGAAGAAAACTGGCATCAAGGCGTGATTGGGATTGTCGCAGGGCGTTTAAAAGAACAGTTTCATCGCCCAGCTATTGTCTTTGCACCAGATGAAGATGGTGTCCATATTAAAGGATCTGCACGTTCAATTGATGGTGTGCACATTCGAGATATGATTGAACAGGTTGCTGAACAACATCCGGAATTGGTGAGCCATTTTGGTGGACATGCGGCGGCGGCAGGTTTAACGATACGTAAAGAAAATTTTGATGCTTTTAAAACTGTTTTTACTGGCTGTGTTGCAGCTATGGAAGAATCTTTATTTCAAGCAACGCTATGGACGGATGGGGAATTACCAGCTTCGGCTTTGCAACTAGACACATTGGACTGGATAGAGCAGCTTGGGCCATGGGGGCAAAAATTCCCT
This genomic stretch from Acinetobacter oleivorans DR1 harbors:
- a CDS encoding TonB-dependent siderophore receptor, giving the protein MNQAPYFSSSKTLLAVTIFSLMTASHADETAEQQNSTSVLPTISIQAQKEPSSPYVATKATSALKSDAPLFKTAQSVSVVTREQLDQKQARTLADALEGVAGVEAGKLGRRGWDDFVIRGQTSSDSVYVDGLRVGQNTYVATELSGMDQIQVLKGPASINFGLVAPGGMVNLVTKRPEAENFARASMTYGSYNLKEGTFDLNYSPNNSEKGAFRLNGRISDQDDPTDYVYFKNYYISPSYNFDLGDKTDLSVIASYQHREYIRQQGLPVIGTLKDNPNGAIDRSLYIGDPNFGKYEADVYRTGYTFKHAFDNGWNFNQNFAVQKTEMDGTAVFAQTKKFWADSSYTTINRANNSRHQVIDNLSFAIDNRLNKQFDLYGMQHDINIGVDAFQEKSDYTNDKYDIGNLNIYDPVYGQNVTLKQNVLDINRLKYLGLYLRDRIQLNDQWLLSLSGRQDWAQTQSTSLVTSSASKQSDNAFTGSASVMYTLNGIVAPYVSYATSFTPNSGTDVNNNPFKPEEGKQVEVGMKLQSPDQRVQGAIAWYDLKRQNVLVTDTANSGYKAQRGEQLTRGIETELSAEILEGLKLTAAYTYTMDAEISKDTNASNVGKALDNIPEHAYSLSARYKFDPTSKLGWYVGGGFRGETYKTVDGLDVHIPGYTVFDTEAGYDAGHWGAQLAIRNLFDKDYYAGALNENLVTLGNPRQINFTVKFNY
- the pdxH gene encoding pyridoxamine 5'-phosphate oxidase, whose translation is MSDVIKDLSELRLSYEQGELHEGQVESNPHQQFLGWFNHALAANLHEPYAMSLATASANGRPHVRTVLLRGATEAGYDFYTNYDSQKGIDLAENPYAELLFYWPSLERQVRVGGRVVKIAEQESTDYYLKRPRDSQIAAHISTPQSGKIESRELLQQRFQELQQQVESREVLDKPEFWGGYRLQPDYFEFWQGRPNRLHDRLSYEKIDGQWTLHRLMP
- a CDS encoding 2-oxo acid dehydrogenase subunit E2; this translates as MQIKTPDIGVDKAVVAEILVKVGDSIAENDSLVLLESDKASVEVPSTSAGVVKSILIKEGDSVTEGTVLFELEAEGAAPVAQTEEVAKPAPAAEQTAAPAAVQQTSTAAQPAAATTSQVVEVQVPDIGVEKALVGEILVKVGEQIDIEQSIVVVESDKATVEVPSSVAGTVESIQVKEGDTVKEGVVLIKVKTTSASSAPVEAPASTAAAAPAPVQKETVATAATQSGPVDINVPDLGVDKAVVAEILVQVGDKVDVDQSLVVVESDKATVEVPSTVAGIVKAIHLQAGQQVSQGILLATIEAEGQAPAAAKAEVAPAPQAAAPKAAAPAPTQAVSAPASGSDKLTKEQEAENAKVYAGPAVRKLARELGVILSQVKTSGEHGRVVKEDIFAYVKTRLTAPQAAPVAAAAPAVSGLPKLPDFTAFGGVEEKVLTRLQQVSIPQLSLNNFIPQVTQFDLADITELEDWRNELKGNFKKEGISLTIMAFIIKAVAYLLKEEREFAGHLSDDGKSVLLRNEIHMGIAVATPDGLTVPVLRNPDQKSIKQIAVELGVLGQKARDKKLTPKDLQGANFTISSLGAIGGTAFTPLVNWPQVAILGISPATMQPVWNGKDFDPRLMLPLSLSYDHRVINGADAARFTNKLTKLLKDIRTLLI
- a CDS encoding TMEM165/GDT1 family protein encodes the protein MQEFLISTSIVALAEMGDKTQLLALLLSARFRKPIPILIAILLATLINHGISAVLGQWITTVLSPEILVWVLAGGFIGMAFWMLIPDKLDDETDSINRWQKFGVFGATFILFFLAEIGDKTQIATVALAARYDSIFWVMLGTTLGMMIANAPAVFIGNKLAERLSISLIHKIGAAIFLIVGISTLVQHYFF
- the guaB gene encoding IMP dehydrogenase, yielding MLTIVQEALTFDDVLLLPAYSTVLPKDVSLKTRLTRGIHLNIPLVSAAMDTVTESRMAIAMSQNGGIGILHKNMDIAAQAAEVRRVKKFEAGMVKDPITVTPETTVRELIAITTANNISGVPVVKDGKVVGIVTGRDTRFETNLEQPVSNIMTGQDRLVTVREGESKENIQALLQKHRIEKVLVVGESNELKGLITVTDFRKAESYPNSCKDDLGRLRVGAAVGTGADTPSRVEALVEAGVDVIVVDTAHGHSAGVIERVRWVKQNFPQVQVIGGNIATGDAALALLDAGADAVKVGIGPGSICTTRIVAGIGMPQISAIDSVASALKDQIPLIADGGIRFSGDMAKAIGAGASTIMVGSLLAGTEEAPGEVEFFQGRYYKAYRGMGSLGAMAGATGSADRYFQDSKAGAEKLVPEGIEGRVPYKGPMGNIVHQMMGGLRSSMGYTGSAVIEDLRQNAKFVKITSAGMSESHVHDVTITKEAPNYRVG
- the glmM gene encoding phosphoglucosamine mutase codes for the protein MSYFGTDGIRGKFGQMPITPEFALKLGFAAGKVLKRTSQKNKPLVVLGKDTRLSGYILESALQAGLNAAGVYVHLLGPLPTPAIAHLTRALHAHAGIVISASHNPYYDNGIKFFSSEGKKLPDSLQEEINRELEKDLFIEDTANLGKSVRVNDANGRYIEFCKSTFPYHFDLNNLKIVLDCAHGAAYSVGPSVFRELGAKVVALYNEPDGLNINESCGSTHPEHLQKAVVEHEADLGIAFDGDADRVVMVDKFGNLIDGDHILYILATQAQNKPAGIVGTVMSNMALEVALEKANVNFIRAKVGDRYVLQALEENGWVIGGEPSGHILTLDKSTTGDAIIAALQVLTVMVEQNKALHELVQDFKLFPQVLLNVRLEQMLDPYSIPALVTEFDKAEAQLKGRGRILIRKSGTEPVIRVMVEGDDEQEVKALAQHLADSVRSQAQVA
- a CDS encoding oxygen-binding di-iron domain-containing protein, translated to MGFEKTTSQILFDNGVHKCISFTSLVKGEGIQANQFLIIDHERAAVIDPGGDLTYIPLTMELNKYTRLKNLDYVMASHQDPDIITSMPRWLVYTDAKVVASKLWARFLPHLNSSFMSERMKGNWEDRLIELPDRGQVIQLGESKLVVVPAHFLHSVGNFQFYDPVAKILFSGDMGASIVEDANQLLTDFDTHVSKMKAFHQRYMCSNKVIRLWVNMVRQMDIQMIVPQHGSPFIGKEMINQFLDWIEVLPCGVDLMTEQVFSCPA